The proteins below are encoded in one region of Nocardioides marmorisolisilvae:
- a CDS encoding SIR2 family protein — MAGEDIEEVLETYQEQRGSFSALQPQLVALRAYLSRLLTQLPGRWHKDALGQTNYVSLVNELAPTLEAKGQAATFVTFNYDRLLEFAVQDVYGLRFGDIDDYVSSAAVHLYKPHGSVNWSQAARLNPNIGLEVQDAEDVLHMLIERAPSLEWLPDAFRVDEPDDGDPYRHPQSQTYWLPALAIPARSKASFSCPRSHLDSLAKDLNKVTTVVTIGWRGRERHFLDLLAEHLRADARLFVVAENESSAMETVDELWPTCKFSCYAISGGGFSAFANGNKIWAADAAAVHLPTATDLLSESAAISWMER, encoded by the coding sequence GTGGCCGGCGAGGATATCGAAGAGGTTCTTGAAACCTATCAGGAACAGCGGGGTTCTTTCAGCGCGCTGCAGCCGCAGCTCGTCGCGCTGCGCGCATACTTGTCTCGGCTCTTGACTCAACTCCCGGGTCGATGGCATAAGGACGCACTTGGCCAGACGAACTACGTTTCTTTGGTCAATGAATTAGCGCCGACGCTTGAAGCAAAGGGACAAGCCGCGACATTCGTGACTTTCAATTACGATCGGCTATTGGAGTTCGCGGTTCAAGACGTCTATGGCTTGCGGTTCGGAGATATCGACGATTACGTATCATCGGCGGCCGTGCACTTGTACAAACCGCATGGTTCAGTCAACTGGAGCCAGGCCGCAAGATTGAACCCAAACATCGGACTAGAAGTGCAGGACGCAGAAGATGTCTTGCATATGCTCATCGAACGTGCACCAAGCCTTGAATGGTTGCCCGATGCCTTTCGTGTCGATGAGCCTGACGATGGTGACCCGTACCGACACCCACAGAGTCAGACGTATTGGCTCCCCGCACTGGCAATCCCAGCCAGGTCCAAAGCGAGCTTCTCCTGCCCACGGTCCCACCTCGATTCCCTCGCGAAGGATCTGAACAAAGTGACAACAGTAGTCACAATCGGCTGGCGCGGCCGAGAGAGACACTTCCTCGACTTGCTCGCCGAGCATCTACGGGCAGACGCTCGGCTGTTTGTGGTCGCGGAGAACGAGTCCTCAGCGATGGAGACCGTGGATGAGCTGTGGCCCACGTGTAAGTTCTCCTGCTACGCAATCTCAGGAGGCGGATTTTCCGCTTTCGCTAACGGAAACAAGATTTGGGCCGCAGACGCGGCCGCCGTGCATCTTCCGACCGCCACTGACCTACTCTCGGAGAGCGCTGCCATCTCGTGGATGGAGCGGTAA